From Micromonospora echinospora:
TGGAGCCGGTGTTGACGGACTGCGAGAACGAGTTCACCGCCAGCCCGACGCCGCCCTGCCACGGCTCGAAGCCGGCCTGGATGCTGGTCAGGTACCAGTCGTTGGTGATCGCGCCCCGGTTACGGGTGTCGTTGATGAACGCCAGCGCGTCGAAGCTGAAGCTGGGGATGGCCGACGGCGACAGGTACGAGATGACGTTGTTCGAGCCGTTGCTGCCGCGCCAGACCTCCCAGGTCCGGCCCGCGATGTTGGCGGTGCCGACCGGAGAGCCGATGGGCTGGATCGAGCCCTGCCGGTTGAGCCAGATCATGATCTCCATCTGGTTCACCCCGTCCCGCTTGGGCGACGGGTCGAGCCAGATGTCGTACGACGCGTTGAAGATCGCGCCGCTGACGTAGTTGTAGCTGATGCTGGACGGGGCGCTGCTGATGTTCTTCACCTGCACCGGCAGGTTCGTGCCGGGCGAGCAGTTGGTGTAGTGGCAGCCCACGAAGATCGACGGGTAGGCGACCGGCGCCCCGTTGGTCGGCGCGGAGCCGTCCGCCCGGGTGATCGAGAAACCGGTCGAGGTGACGTTGATGCACTGCTGGGCGCTGGTGCCCCAGCGGTTGTTCTGCACCACGTACTTGCCGCCGATGGTGGTCGAGCCGTACTGCTCGCAGATCTGCGTGTCGGCGGAGGCGGTGCCGCCGAGCGCGACGGCGACGATCGTGCCGGCGGCCAGCAGGCCGGCCGCGGCGAGGGCCCTGAGTGGACGCTTCATGATGCTCCTTGGCTCGGCGCGGGACGGCGCCGGTTCGGTCGGTGATACGGACGGGAGCGCTCCCACGATGCAGGGAATACATTTACATGTCTCGAATCATTGCGCAAATGCGCCGGGCTCGTTAACGCTGCGCGTCCGGCCGGTGGCGCGACCGGCGGCCGCCACCGCCCCCTTCCCCCAGATGGAGGCGGGATTCCTGCCGGTGGGACGGGGTGCGCCGCCGACCGGCGGCCCGCGCCAGGGCGAGCGGGCACTTCCGCCGCCTGGTTGCGGCGAGTAATGTCTTGCCTCCAACGCGTGCCGTTCCCCTCCGGAGGCGTAACCCACCATGGGTGGTTCACCCCTGCGCGTCCTCGTCGTCGGCGCGGGCATCGCCGGCCTCGCCGTGGCCCGGGCGCTTCGCCTGGCGGGGTTCCGGCCCGACGTCACCGAGCGGCTGCCACCCACGGAGTCGACCGACACCGGCCTCTACCTACCGGGCAACGCGGCCCGGGCGATGCGCCGGCTCGACCTCGACGGCCCACTGCGCCCGCTCGGCCAGGTGATCCGCCGGCAGCGCTTCCTCGACGCCGCCGGGGCGCCGCTGTGCGAGGTCGACCTCGACGCGCTCTGGGCCGGAGTGGGGGAGTGCCGGGCGCTGCCCCGGGCCGAGCTGCACCGGGTGCTGCTCACCGGCGCCGGCGGCGCGGTCCGGCACGGCGCCGAGGTCAGCACCGTCGACCCGCTGCCCGGCGGCGTGGCGGTCGGCTTCACCGACGGCACCAGCGCGGAGTACGACCTGGTCGTCGGCGCGGACGGACCACGCTCGGCGGTACGCACGCTCGCCGCGCTCGGCGGCCCGCCCCGCCCCGCCGGACAGGTGGTCTACCGGGCCCTGGTGCGCGGCGGCCCCCGGATCGTCGACTGGACCGCCCTGCTCGGCCAGCGGGCCGGTTTCCTGGTGGTGCCGCTCGGCAGCGGGCAGCTCTACTGTTACGCCGACGAGGCCGGCACCGACCTGCCCGCCGACCCGCTCGCCCGCATGCGCGAGCTGTTCGGCTCCTACGGCGGCCCCGTGCCGGAGGTGCTGGACGCGCTGGAGACGGTGTGCGTCGAGCGCACCGAGGAGGTCGAGCTGGGGCGGTGGTTCCACGGCCGGGTGCTGCTCGTCGGTGACGCCGCTCACGCCACCGCGCCGACGCTCTCCCAGGGCGCCGCCATGGCGTTGGAGGACGCCGTCGTGCTCGCCGAGTCGCTGCGCGCCGCCGGCAGCGTCGACGCCGCGCTGCTGGCGTACGAGAGTCGCCGCCGTCCGCGTACCCGCTGGGTGCGGGACCGGACCCGGGACCGCAACCGCACCCGCGACGTGCCGCCGGCGCTGCGCGACCCGTTGCTGCGCGGGCGCGGCGGACGGATCTTCCGGGAGCACTACCGGCTCCTGACCGGCCCGCTCTGAAGGGTGGGAGATCGTAGCCGCCCACCCCACGCGGCGGGGCCACCTACCGGGGACTATCCTCCTTGCGGATGACGGCTGCGCCGATGACCAGCGCGCCGAGCGGGACAACCAGAACCGGAGGCCACTCGTGACCACCGTCGCACCCAAGCCGGTCGTGACCCGGCCCTGGCCGGTCCGGGAGCCGGTCAAGGGGTCGGCCCTCGCGCGGCTGTTGCGCACCACGGACGCGAAGCAAATCGGGATCATGTACATGGTCACCGCGTTCGTGTTCTTCATGATCGGTGGCCTGATGGCCCTGATCATGCGCGCCGAACTGGCGCGGCCGGGCCTGCAGTTCCTGTCGCCCGAGCAGTACAACCAGCTCTTCACGATGCACGGCACGATCATGCTGCTGTTCTTCGCGACGCCGATCGTGTTCGCCTTCGCGAACTACGTGGTGCCGCTGCAGATCGGCGCGCCGGACGTGTCGTTCCCCCGGCTGAACGCCTTCGCGTACTGGCTGTACCTGTTCGGCGGCACGCTCGCCACCGCGGGCTTCATCGCCCCGGGCGGCGCGGCCGACTTCGGCTGGACCGCGTACACGCCGCTGAGCACCGCCGACCACGCCCCGGGCGTCGGCGCCAACATGTGGGTGGTCGGCCTGGCCATCTCCGGTCTGGGCACCATCCTCGGCGCGGTCAACCTGATCACCACGATCCTGACCCTGCGCGCGCCCGGCATGACCATGTTCCGGATGCCGATCTTCACGTGGAACATGCTGGTCACCAGCCTGCTGGCGATCCTGGTCTTCCCGCTGCTGGCCGCCGCGCTGTTCGCGCTCGCCGCGGACCGCCTGATGGGCGCCCACGTGTACGACCCGGCGACCGGCGGCCCGATGCTGTGGCAGCACCTGTTCTGGTTCTTCGGTCACCCCGAGGTGTACATCATCGCGCTGCCGTTCTTCGGCATCATCAGCGAGATCATCCCGGTGTTCTCCCGGAAGCCGATCTTCGGCTACAAGGGCCTCGTGGCCGCCACCATCGCCATCGCCGCCCTGTCGATGAGCGTCTGGGCGCACCACATGTTCGCCACCGGTCAGGTGCTGCTGCCGTTCTTCAGCTTCCTGAGCTACCTGATCGCCGTGCCCACCGGTATGAAGTTCTTCAACTGGATCGGCACCATGTGGCGGGGCCAGATCACCTTCGAGACGCCGATGCTCTTCTCGATCGGCTTCCTGGTGACCTTCCTCTTCGGTGGTCTCACCGGTGTGCTGCTGGCCAGCCCGCCGCTCGACTTCCACCTGCACGACTCGTACTTCGTGGTGGCGCACTTCCACTACGTGCTCTTCGGCACCATCGTGTTCGCCGTCTTCGCCGGCATCTACTTCTGGTTCCCGAAGATGTTCGGCCGGATGCTCGACGAGCGCCTGGGCAAGATCCACTTCTGGCTGACCATGATCGGCTTCCACACCACGTTCCTGGTGCAGCACTGGCTGGGTAACGAGGGCATGCCGCGCCGGTACGCCGACTACCAGGCCATCGACGGCTTCACCACGCTGAACACGATCTCCACGATCGGCGCGTTCATCACCGGTATCTCGACGCTGCCGTTCATCTGGAACTGCTGGAAGTCGTACAAGACCGGCCCGGTGGTCGAGGTCGACGACCCGTGGGGTCACGGCAACTCGCTCGAGTGGGCCACCAGCTCGCCGCCCCCGCTGCGCAACTTCGACCGCATGCCGCGCATCCGCTCCGAGCGGCCGGCCTTCGACGCGAAGTTCCCCGAGCTGGCCGCCGGGCAGAGCCTGGCCGGCCCGCCCGAGGGTGGCGCCAAGCCGCTGACCAGCGAGGTCAACGGTGGCGCCAGCTACCAGGAGGACACCGCAGGCAACCTCGACCAGCGCTGAGCACCGCTCCGCCACGTCGAGACGGGCGCCGCACTCCCAAACGGGGGTGCGGCGCCCGCCCTTTTCCCCGCCCCCGCCCGCCTGTCCCCGCCCCCCGCCCGCCTGGCCTCGTTGATCATGAAGTTGGCTGTACCTCATGTCCGATTTGTCGCCGCCAACCTCATGATCGTCAGGCTGGGGGCGGGATGCGGCACCAGTTCGGGGAAGTGGTGGTGTCCAGGGCCCCTGGACCCAGCTACATCCCCGTACTGGCTTCGCGCCTCCTCTGGTGCTCCGGTGATCAAGGGGTTTGTGTCGTCTCGTTGCGCCTCCGGGCACGCCAACTCCTTGGTCAACCTTTGCAACGTGGGTTCCGGCCATGGGCCGTCTTGCGGCACCAGCTCGGGGGAGTGGCTGTGTCCGGGGTGCGTGGACGCAGCCACTTCCCCGTACTGGCTTCGCCCTTGCCTCGGGGAGGAGAGGCACGGACTCGTTGATCATGTCGGGTGGGGTGGGGTGGGGTGGGCGGAGGGCGGGGACTTTGGCCGAGGGGCTAGCGGGAGGCGAGGGCCAGGTCGGGGTCCGGAGTCGGGGCGGGAACCGGGGTGCGGCGGTGGCGCAGCTCGATCGGGAGCACCGCCAGCGCCACCAGCGCGCCGACCGCGCCCGTGACCACGAAGCCCCAGACGGGCGCGGAGGCGTCGATCACCGCACCGGCCAGCGGCGCGCCGAGCGCGATGCCCACTGTCACGGCGGAGCCGTGCAGTCCCATGGCCAGGCCGCGTACGGAAGGTGGAGCCAGCCGGCTGACCGCGTCGGAGGTGGACGCGAGGGTGGGGGCGCAGAGCGCACCGGCCGGGATCAGCGCGAGACAGAGCAGCCACCAGTGCGACCCGCCCAGCCCGACCGGGATGGTGGCGAGGCTCAGCGCCGCCATCAGCGCCAGCGGGGAGAACGAGCGGCGTACCGCGCCGTAGGCGAAGCCGCCCACCAGTGAGGCGACCGCCCAGGCGGCCAGCACGGCGCCGGTCCAGCCGATCTCGCCCCCGGCGCGGAGCACGGCGACCACTGCGACGTCGGTGCCGCCGAGCACCAGCGTGCCGGCGAGGCTGACCGCCAGCACGGCGAGCAGGCGCGGGGTGAGCCACTCGCGGCGGTGCACGGGCCGCTGCGGCCCGGCCTGCTCGTCGGCGGCTCGCACCGGCGGGTTGAGCAGCCAGAAGCAGATGCCGGAGCCGACGATCCCGGCACCGACCGCCCAGAGCGTCAGGCGCGGCGTGACGGCGGTGGCCAGGGCGACGGCGAGCGCCGGGCCGACCATGAACGACAGCTCCATCGCGATCGAGTCCAGCGCGTACGCGGGTCGGCGCTTCTCCACCGGCACGAGCGCGGCGATCGACTGGCGGATCATCGAGAAGATGGGCAGCGCGAGCAGCCCGGCGAGGAACGCGGCGGGCAGCAGCACCGGGTACGGCAGCGTGGGCGCGGCGGACCAGAACAGCGCCTCGGCGACAGTGGTGAGCACCAGCACCGGCCGGAGCCCTCGGCGGTCGATGAGCCGCCCGAGCAGCGGGGCGCCGACCGCCGCGCCGATCGTCGACGCGGCCCCGACCAGGCCGGCGGCGCCGTAGCCGCGGCCCAGGTCGAGCACCACGTAGAAGGTGAGCGTCACCCCGGTGGCGGTCAGCGGCACGCGGGCCAGCACCGACACCAGCAGCAACGATCGGAGACCGGGTAGGGCGAGCGCCTCCCGGTAAGGCTTCAGATTCACGACGGACCGTACCTCCGGCGCCATCCTGGGGCCGGGGTACGACACCCGCAAGCGATTACCCGGTCAAGCGGCAGTGATCACAGGCTCGCCCACCATGGTCACCCCGGCGCCGTCGAGCGCGCGCAGCGCCACGTCGAGCGTGTCCGGGGCGACCGCGGCGGTCAGATCCAGCAGCACCGTGGTGTGGAAGCCCTCCCGGGCGGCGTCCAGCGCGGTGGCGCGCACGCAGTGGTCGGTGGCGATGCCGACCACGTCGACCCGGTCCACGTCGCGCCGGCGCAGCCAGTCGGCCAGGCACTCGCCGTCGGGCGCGTGCCCTTCGAAACCGGAGTACGCGGCCGCGTGCTCGCCCTTGTGGAAGATCGTCTCCACCCGGTCGGTCGCCAGCTCCGGGTGGAACTCGGAGCCGGACGTGCCGACCACGCAGTGCCGGGGCCAGGAGTCGACGTAGTCCGGCGGGTCGCCGAAGTGGGCGCCCGGGTCGACGTGGTAGTCCTTCGTCGCGACCACGTGGTCCCACCGGTCCGGTTCGGCGGCCAGCAGCCGGGAGATCCCGGCGGCCACCCCGGCCCCGCCGCCGACCGCGAGGGAGCCGCCCTCGCAGAAGTCGTTCTGCACGTCCACGATGATCAGGGCGTTCGCCATCGGGTTCCTCCTCAGCTCGCGGGTACGACGGTGACGGGGACGGCCGGATCCCCGGCGGAGAGCTTGAGCCCCTCCCACGGGATGGAGATCAGGCACTGCCGCAGGTGGTCCCGGGAGTCCTCCAGGGTGGGCAGCTTCGCCGGCTCGCCCGACACCACGTACGAGTGCTGGAGCAACCGGTCGTTGGGCTGCCGGTCCGGCACGCCCTGCGGCACGATGACCTCCTCGGTGGCGGTGCCGGTGGGCTTGTGCCGGCGCACCGCGACCTTCCGGCCGCCGATGGTGGCCTTGTGCTCGGAGCGCTTGACCACCGGCCGCCCTTCCACCTCGACCAGCTTGTAGACCAGACCGGCGGTGGGCGCGCCGGAGCCGGTCACCACCGCGGTGCCGGCGCCGTACATGTCCACCGGCTCGGCGGCGAGCGAGGCGATCGCGTACTCGTCCAGGTCGCCGGAGACGATGATCTTCGTCTCGGTGGCGCCGAGCGAGTCCAGCAGCTCGCGGGACTGCTGGGCGATCACCGCGAGGTCGCCGGAGTCGATCCGGACCGCCCGCAGCTCCGGCCCGGCCACCGCGATGGCGTTGCGGATGCCCTGGGCGATGTCGTACGTGTCGACGAGCAGCGTGGTGTCCTTGCCCAGCGTGGCGACCTGGGAGGCGAACGCGGCCCGCTCGTCGTCGTGCAGCAGCGTGAAGGCGTGCGCGGCGGTGCCGGCGGTGGGGATGCCGTAGCGCTGCCCGGCGGCGAGGTTGGAGGTGAACCGGAACCCGGCCAGGTACGCGGCCCGCGCGGCGGCGACGGCGGCCTCCTCGTGCGCCCGGCGGGAGCCCATCTCGATCAGCGCCCGGCCCCGGGCGGCGGTGACCATCCGGGCCGCGGCGGCGGCGACCGCGCAGTCGTGGTTGAGCACCGACAGCACGAGCGTCTCCAGCACCACGCACTCGGCGAACGTGCCGGACACGGTGAGGATCGGGGAGCCGGGGAAGAACAGCTCGCCCTCGGCGTAGCCGTCGATGTCGCCGGTGAACCGGTAGTCGGCGAGCCACTGCGCGGCCCGGTCGTCCACCACGCCGGTACGGCGCAGGAAGTCGATCTCATCCGGGTCGAACCGGAAGTCGCGGATCATCTCGATGAGCCGGCCGGTTCCGGCGACCACCCCGTACCGGCGCCCGGCCGGCAGCCGCCGGCTGAACACCTCGAAGACGCACCGTCGGTCGGCCGTGCCGTCACGCAGCGCGGCGCTGACCATGGTCAGCTCGTAGTGGTCGGTCAGCAGCGCGGGGCGAAGGGTGCTCACCGCTCCAGCCTAGAGTTCAGTCCGGCTCCGTGCCGTCGTGCCCCGGCATCGACCGCAGCGCGGCCCGCAACTCGCCGCGCCCGGCGACGCCGAGTTTGCTGTAGACGCGCTGGAGGTGGTTCTCCACCGTGCGGGTGGACAGGAACAGCCGCTCCGCGATCGTCCGGCTGGTCACCCCGTCGGCGGCGAGGCGGGCGATCTCCCACTCCCGGTCGCTGAGCGTCGGGCGGAGCAGCCGCAGCGCCGGGGTGGAGATCTCGTCGCAGCGGCTCAGCAGGTCCGCGAGGCGTTCCCGGACCGGCCCGGTGGTGCCGGCGCGGGCGTTCCGCGTCAGGTGCAGCGCCATCGCGGTCGCCTCGGCGGCGTACACGGTCAGCTCGCGGCCGGCGAAGCCGTCGGCGACGGCCAGCAGGGCGTCGGGGGCGCCGTCGGCGACGGCCCGGCCGAACCGGGCGACGAGCGGCGGCAGCACGCCGTCGACCTGTTCGGAGAGTTCCGCCAGGCGTTGCGCCACGGTGCGCCGCCCACCGTCGGTGCAGGTCGGGCCGACCGGCGCGTCGGCCTGGTCGAACCGGACCAGGTCGAGCAGGACGAGCAGCTCGTGCCCGGCCAGGCCGTCCTCGCGCAGCCGGTCGGCTAGCGCGCACAGGTGCTTGGTGGCCGCCGGCAGGTCGCCCGTCGCGGCCTGGACCGCGCCCCGGGCCTGCTCCAACCACGGATAGAGCACTGCCATGCCGGGCGCGTGCGTCCGGTCCGCCTCGGCCATCGCCTCGGCCGCGTGCGTCGCGTCCCCACGCAGCGCGGCGGCCTGGGCGCGCTCGGCATGCGCCAGCCCGGCGTACACGCGGCTGGTGGCGAGCACCGCGCACGCCTCCAGGCTGGTCCGCAGCGCCTCGTCCCCGCGCCCGCGCAGGCGCGCCGCGTACGCCTGGAGGATGGCCAGGTAGCCGGTGCCGAGCCGGAAGTCACCGGCCCCGGCCAGGTCGGCGAACTCGTCGGCGACGATCGCGTCGATGCCGGCCAGGTCGCCGGAGAGCGTCAGCCGGGTGCCCCGGGCCAGCTCCATGGCGAGCTGGAGGTAGGGCATGTCCGCCCGCCAGCACGCCGCCTCGGCCTGCACCCGGGCGATCGCGGTGGCGCTGCGCTGATACTGCCCCTGGGCGGCCTGGAGGTGGGCCAGCGTGCAGCGGGCCAGCTCCCGGGCGGCCATCGGGGCGGCCGGGCGGTCGAGCACCTCCTGGGCCAGCCGGACCGCGACGTCGATGTCGAGCCGGTGCAGCCGCATGGTGGCCTCGAACGCGCGGACCCGGGCCCGGTCGGCGGGGTCGCTCAGCTCCTCGCCGCGCGCGGCGATCTCCTCCACAGTGGACTCGCGGTTGAGCCCCCAGTAGCTGACCATGCCCCGGACCGTCAGCCACCGGCTGCGCCGCCGGTCGTCGTGGATCTCGCAGGCGACCTGGTCGAGCACGCGGATCGCCTCGTCCGGCCGGTCGCCGAACATCAGGATGGTGGCCAGCAGCTCCGCCGCGTCGGTGCCGCCGCCGGCCTCCAGCGCGGCGCGGGCCAGCCGGGTGGCCAGCGGCACGTCGTACCGGCCGAACGCCTGGACCGCGGCGTCGAGCAGCAGGGCGACGTCCTGCGCCGTACCCGAGTCGAGCCGCCACACCGCGACCCGCAGCAGGTCGTCGCGGCGGCGCGTGCCGACCTGCTCCAGCAGCCCGGCGAGGGTGGCCTGCAGCCGGCGGGTGCGGCTGACCGGGCAGTGCCGGCGCATCACCTCGCCGTAGAGCGGGTGCGCCAGGCGGACGTTGAGCCGCCGGTCGTCGTGGATCAGGGTGATGAGCCCGCGCTCCTCGGCCGCCTCCACGTCCGCCGGGTCGACCGCCCGTTCCAGCAGTTGCAGGCCCAGCGGCTCGCCGAAGGCGACCAGCTCGACGACGGCCCGGACGCCGGGGGTGAGCTGGCCGATCCGGGTGTCGATCAGGTCGGTGAGGCTGGGCGCCAGCTCCAGCCGGCCGGTCCAGGTCCAGATCCCGTACGTGCGGCGCAGCTCGTCGTCGGCGGCCAGGACCAGCTCGCGCAGCAGCAGCGGGTTGCCGGCGGATAGCTGGAAGAGCCGGTCGGAGGAGCAGGCGTCGACCGGTCCACCCAGGATGGCGGCGAGCAGCCCGGTGGTCTCGCTGCGGCCGAGCGGGCCCAGCTCGACCAGTTCGACCAGGTCGTCGGTCCAGAGCGCGCGGATCGGCAGCGGGATCTGCTCGCCGTTGCGCAGCGTCCCGATGACAGTGGCGTTCTCGGAGCGGGCGACCAGATGCACCAGCGCGGCCGAGGGCGGGTCGAGCAGGTGCGCGTCGTCGATGGCGAGGACGACGGGCCGGCCGGCGGCCTGTTCCTGGAGGACGTCCACGGCCCAGCGCAGGATCCCGGCGGGGGAGAGCCCTTGCGGCTGCGTGGCGGGCAGCACCTGGACGAGCCCACCGAAGGGGAGCGCGGCGGTGGTGGCGCTGGCCGAGATGGACCAGATGGCGTACCGCTCGGGGGAGAGTTCGGAGACGCCCTCGCGCAGCAGCCGGCTCTTGCCTACCCCGGCGTCGCCGCTGAAGAGCAACCCGCGTCCCTCGGGCCGGCCGATGGTCGACAACAGACGGTTGAGTTCATCTCTACGGCCGACGAACCCCCACCCACTCATCGGGGCAGCATATCGACCGTGTTCCGTCCGCGTGCAGACCGTTACGCAGTGAAGTTGAGTAATCTGGTCATTACCCGATGAGTACCGGAGGTGTTCGCTGTCGGATGGCCGACAGCCGTACTCTTCCGACAGCCCCTGCAACCAGGGAAAGTCGCGACCGGCACCCCGGTCGCCTGACCGGGAGGCCACCTGATGACACCGGGTCCACTCCCCTCGGTCGACGTGCCCGACCCGCGCCGGCAGGCCGGGCCGCCCGGGTGCGCCCCGCTGCCGACCCGGCTCGGGGTGACCACGCCCGGGCCGGGCGATCCGATGGCCGTGGTCGTCGCCGGCCCGGCCGGCGCCGGCCGGCGTGAGGTGATCGCCGGCCTGCTCGGGATCGACTCCGCGACGCTCGCCGTGCCCGCGGGAAGCAACCTGCTGGTCCAGCACGCCGAGAAGGTGATCCGCGCCGCGTACGTGCCGGGCTACCGCCAGCCGCACGCCTACGGCACCCACCCGCTGACGACCGGACCGGCGCTGGCCCGGCCGCCACGCCGGGTCGAGCTGAGCCTGCCCGACCCACTGCTGCGGCACTTCGCGGTGGTCGACACGCCGGACACCGGCACGCTCGGCGTGGCCGGCGGCCGGGTGCTGCGCGACGCCGTCGGCCGGGCCGGCGCGCTGCTCTTCGTGATCTCCGCCGACCAGGCGTTCAGCGCGGCCGAGCTGCACCTGCTCGCCGAGGTGGCACGCGCCCGGGTCGAGGTGTTCTTCGCCGTCACCCCCGGCACGACCGGCTGGACCGCGTCGGCCGAGGGCCCGGCGGCGGATGACGCGGGTTCCGCCGTACCGTCGCCCGGGCGGGCCGGTCCGTCCGGGCCCGCCCGCCGGTTCGACCAGGTGTCGGTCTCCATCGAGGCGCACCGCGCGGCGCTGCTGGCCGCGGTGCCGGCGCTCACCCCGGCCCGGTGGTTCCCGGCCCGCCGGACCGAGCTGCCGCACCTGCGGCGTGCCCTGGTCGGCTGGGCCGCCGACGAGGGACTGCGCCGCGGCAGCGCCAGTCCGCCGGTGCCCCCCGGCGCGCACGGCCGGGTGCCGGTGCTGACCGGCGTCGAGCCCGGCGAGCTGGCCGACCGGATCGACGGAGGGTCCCGCGCCTGTGCCCGCCGGATCCGTCAGCACCTCGCCCTGGAGCTGGCGAACATCCACCTGCGGGTGGTGCAGGAGATCGTCTTCGGGGTCGGCTGCGCCGGCCTGCCGCAGATGCTCGACCGCGAGCTGGAGGCGCTGTCGCTGCTCGCCACCGCCCAGTGCGACGAGGCCGTCCGAGGGCTCGTCGACGACGCCGCCGCCCGGGTCTTCGGGGCGCCGCTGGCCGAGGGCGTACGCGGGCGGATCGCGCACGCGGTGCGCTGGAGCCTGGCCGACCATCCGGACGGCCCGGAGCTGGACCGGGTCCTCCTGGTCACCAGCACGGCCGGGGTGGCCGCGCTGACCGGCGAGGGGGCCCTCGACGCGCTGGCCGGGCTGCCCGGCGGGCAGCGGGACGAGGTGCTCCCGCCCGTCGGCGTCGCGCTCAACGGCGGCTGCTGGCAGCACTGGCGGGCGGCCGACAACAACGACCCGAACGCCGCCCGGTCCTGGGCCCAGCGCGCTCTGCGCGAGGTCGAACTCGAACTGTCCCGCGAGGTGTCCCGCCGCTTCGAGGTGATCCGTCTCTCGCTGGGTGGGGTGCTCGCCGATGCTGTCGACCACGGCATCCTGCTGGCCTGAGCGGCTCGCCGCCGCGCGGCGGACCGGGCTCGCGTACGCGGCCCGGGCGGGTCACGACGACCGCCGCGCCGTTCCGGTTCATCGGTTCCGCGGATCCGGTGGCACGATGGGGGGCATGGCGGCTCCACAGGTTGCGCCGGTCGAGACGCCGGACACCGAAGAGGTGCCGGTCTCCGACCGGCCGTGGGTGACCATCGTCTGGGACGATCCGGTCAACCTGATGACGTATGTGACCTGGGTGTTCCAGAAGCTCTTCGGATACAGCCGGGAGAAGGCGGAGCGGCTCATGCTGGACGTGCACCACAAGGGCAAGGCCGTGGTGTCCACCGGCGCCCGGGAACGGATGGAGCACGACGCGGCGCAGCTGCACGCGTACGGCCTCTGGGCGACGGTGGAGAGATCATGAGCATGTTCCGCCGCCGCGGCGACCACTACGTGGCCACGTTCGCCGTCGACGAGGTCCGGGTGCTGCGCAAGGTCGCCGCCGAGGTGGTCGGGCTGCTGACCGACGGCTTCGACCACGGTGACCCGGTGGTCGGCCGGCTCTTCCCCGACGTCTACCCGGACGACGACGCCGGCACCGCCGAGTTCCGCCGCTACACCGAGGGCGACCTGAAGACCGGGAAGATCGACCAGGCGGGCGCGATCCTCGCCGCCCTGCCCGACGGCGACTCCGGCGGCGAGGTGCGGCTCGACGCGGAGGCGGCCGAGGCGTGGCTGCGCGCGCTCAACGACGCCCGGCTGGCGATGGGCGTACGCCTGGAGATCAAGGACGGCACCGACCTGGGTGAGGAGCTCGACGACGCGGTCGCCGAGGACCCGGGTTCGTCCCGCGTGTTCCAACTGTCGGTCTACGCCTACCTCGGTTATCTCCAGGAGTCCCTGCTCAACGCGCTCATCGACTGAGTGGTGACGGTTGCCACCTCGCCGCC
This genomic window contains:
- a CDS encoding FAD-dependent monooxygenase: MGGSPLRVLVVGAGIAGLAVARALRLAGFRPDVTERLPPTESTDTGLYLPGNAARAMRRLDLDGPLRPLGQVIRRQRFLDAAGAPLCEVDLDALWAGVGECRALPRAELHRVLLTGAGGAVRHGAEVSTVDPLPGGVAVGFTDGTSAEYDLVVGADGPRSAVRTLAALGGPPRPAGQVVYRALVRGGPRIVDWTALLGQRAGFLVVPLGSGQLYCYADEAGTDLPADPLARMRELFGSYGGPVPEVLDALETVCVERTEEVELGRWFHGRVLLVGDAAHATAPTLSQGAAMALEDAVVLAESLRAAGSVDAALLAYESRRRPRTRWVRDRTRDRNRTRDVPPALRDPLLRGRGGRIFREHYRLLTGPL
- a CDS encoding isochorismatase family protein, whose amino-acid sequence is MANALIIVDVQNDFCEGGSLAVGGGAGVAAGISRLLAAEPDRWDHVVATKDYHVDPGAHFGDPPDYVDSWPRHCVVGTSGSEFHPELATDRVETIFHKGEHAAAYSGFEGHAPDGECLADWLRRRDVDRVDVVGIATDHCVRATALDAAREGFHTTVLLDLTAAVAPDTLDVALRALDGAGVTMVGEPVITAA
- the ctaD gene encoding cytochrome c oxidase subunit I, giving the protein MTTVAPKPVVTRPWPVREPVKGSALARLLRTTDAKQIGIMYMVTAFVFFMIGGLMALIMRAELARPGLQFLSPEQYNQLFTMHGTIMLLFFATPIVFAFANYVVPLQIGAPDVSFPRLNAFAYWLYLFGGTLATAGFIAPGGAADFGWTAYTPLSTADHAPGVGANMWVVGLAISGLGTILGAVNLITTILTLRAPGMTMFRMPIFTWNMLVTSLLAILVFPLLAAALFALAADRLMGAHVYDPATGGPMLWQHLFWFFGHPEVYIIALPFFGIISEIIPVFSRKPIFGYKGLVAATIAIAALSMSVWAHHMFATGQVLLPFFSFLSYLIAVPTGMKFFNWIGTMWRGQITFETPMLFSIGFLVTFLFGGLTGVLLASPPLDFHLHDSYFVVAHFHYVLFGTIVFAVFAGIYFWFPKMFGRMLDERLGKIHFWLTMIGFHTTFLVQHWLGNEGMPRRYADYQAIDGFTTLNTISTIGAFITGISTLPFIWNCWKSYKTGPVVEVDDPWGHGNSLEWATSSPPPLRNFDRMPRIRSERPAFDAKFPELAAGQSLAGPPEGGAKPLTSEVNGGASYQEDTAGNLDQR
- a CDS encoding nicotinate phosphoribosyltransferase, whose amino-acid sequence is MSTLRPALLTDHYELTMVSAALRDGTADRRCVFEVFSRRLPAGRRYGVVAGTGRLIEMIRDFRFDPDEIDFLRRTGVVDDRAAQWLADYRFTGDIDGYAEGELFFPGSPILTVSGTFAECVVLETLVLSVLNHDCAVAAAAARMVTAARGRALIEMGSRRAHEEAAVAAARAAYLAGFRFTSNLAAGQRYGIPTAGTAAHAFTLLHDDERAAFASQVATLGKDTTLLVDTYDIAQGIRNAIAVAGPELRAVRIDSGDLAVIAQQSRELLDSLGATETKIIVSGDLDEYAIASLAAEPVDMYGAGTAVVTGSGAPTAGLVYKLVEVEGRPVVKRSEHKATIGGRKVAVRRHKPTGTATEEVIVPQGVPDRQPNDRLLQHSYVVSGEPAKLPTLEDSRDHLRQCLISIPWEGLKLSAGDPAVPVTVVPAS
- a CDS encoding MFS transporter yields the protein MAPEVRSVVNLKPYREALALPGLRSLLLVSVLARVPLTATGVTLTFYVVLDLGRGYGAAGLVGAASTIGAAVGAPLLGRLIDRRGLRPVLVLTTVAEALFWSAAPTLPYPVLLPAAFLAGLLALPIFSMIRQSIAALVPVEKRRPAYALDSIAMELSFMVGPALAVALATAVTPRLTLWAVGAGIVGSGICFWLLNPPVRAADEQAGPQRPVHRREWLTPRLLAVLAVSLAGTLVLGGTDVAVVAVLRAGGEIGWTGAVLAAWAVASLVGGFAYGAVRRSFSPLALMAALSLATIPVGLGGSHWWLLCLALIPAGALCAPTLASTSDAVSRLAPPSVRGLAMGLHGSAVTVGIALGAPLAGAVIDASAPVWGFVVTGAVGALVALAVLPIELRHRRTPVPAPTPDPDLALASR
- a CDS encoding GH12 family glycosyl hydrolase domain-containing protein, with the protein product MKRPLRALAAAGLLAAGTIVAVALGGTASADTQICEQYGSTTIGGKYVVQNNRWGTSAQQCINVTSTGFSITRADGSAPTNGAPVAYPSIFVGCHYTNCSPGTNLPVQVKNISSAPSSISYNYVSGAIFNASYDIWLDPSPKRDGVNQMEIMIWLNRQGSIQPIGSPVGTANIAGRTWEVWRGSNGSNNVISYLSPSAIPSFSFDALAFINDTRNRGAITNDWYLTSIQAGFEPWQGGVGLAVNSFSQSVNTGSNPPPTTSAPTTPPPSGNASCTVTYRAANVWNNGFTAEVIVKNTGSGTINGWTLNYNLPSGQTVTNAWNATVSQSGSAVTARNAGYNGTLSPGASATFGYQATLNGSYSAPSSFTLNGSTCARG